TCAGTGTGCTTGGTGTCTGTTTCGCCGCGTTGATGGTACCAAGAATTGAGCTTAACGATCAATTTGTCCAGTATTTTGACGAGGATATCTCTTTTCGTCCCGATACCGAATTTATGATGGAACATTTGGGCGGCCTGTATGCCGTTGAATACTCTGTGGGCAGTGCTGGCAGAGACCAAATCACTGACCCACAATATCTTGACCAGCTTGACGCCTTCACGCAATGGCTACGAGCCCAGCCAGAGGTCACCCATGTCTTCTCTATGTCCGATACGTTCAAGCGACTCAACAAGAATATGCATGGTGATGATGAAGAATGGTATCGCATCCCCCAACAACAGGATATGGCAAGCCAATATCTCTTACTCTATGAATTTTCTCTTCCATATGGTTTAGACCTGACGGACCGTGTCAATATCGATAAGAGCGCGTCACGTGTTACGGTGACAGTCCATGACCTCTCTACGAGAGAATTGCGCGCCTTCAAAGCGCGCTCCGAACAATGGCTACAGGATAACACGCCTTCCTTTATGCATGCGAAAGCGACAGGGTCTGTCGTCTTGTTTTCCTTTATAGGAGACCGCAATATACGCGCCATGTTGGTGGGCAATATCTTTGCTTTGTTGCTTATTTCTGGCATCATTCTTATATCACTCAGGAGCATACAGATGGGGCTGGCCTCGTTGCTCCCTAACTTGATGCCCGTTGTCTTAGGCTTTGGGTTGTGGGCATTGTTGGTAGGGCAGATCAATATGGCGGCAGCGTTCGCTTTTGCCGTGTGCCTTGGTATTATCGTGGATGACACGGTGCATTTCCTGTCTAAATACTTACGCGCTCAACGGGAAAAAGGCTTAGACGCGCGTCAAGCTGTCGTGTACGCTTTCAATACGGTGGGGACCGCCCTTGTGTCCACAACGATTATTCTTGTTTGTGGGTTCTTAGTTCTCGCCCAATCGGGATTTCAGATCAATAGCTATCTTGGCTTTTTGGCATCGATTGTCATTGCCTCAGCCTTAGTGTTGGATTTCTTCCTTCTTCCTCCCACGCTTATCATCATCGATGACATCAGGAAAAAATTCTTTGCCAGAAAGGAGCTCGTCTCATGATAAAATATCTCTTCATTCTTCCTTTCATCGTGACTCCTGCCTACGCTGATACAACACAGCCAGAGCGAGGGAAAGATGTCTTGCTATCCTTCTCTTCTCCTGAAAAAATAGGTGAGGAAATAGCTCTCGAATACGATAGGCGGGATATTGGCTTTGAAAGCCAAATAGCGCGTATGGAAATGATTTTGCGTAATGCTTACGGTCAGGAAAATCATAGGGAGATGGAATCACGCACTCTCGAACGACCTGCTCTTGATGTTGGCGATATGTCGATGCTGTTGTTTTTTAGTCCTCGGGATCTCAATGGCACAGCATTTCTTTCCCACGCGGAAATCCTTGAGCCAGATGACCAATGGCTCTACCTGCCCTCCATTAAGAGAGTCAAGCGTATCTCTTCCAAGAATAAATCAGGCGCCTTCCTTGGCTTGGAATTTGCCTATGAAGATATTACAGGCAATGAAGTAGGAAAATATACGTGGCGCTATGATGCCATAGAGCCATGTCCAGGGCAAGAGACCTTAGAATGCTATCGCTCGACCTCCGTCCCTCGATATGAACATTCTGGCTATACAAAGCGTGTTTCGTGGATAGATGTGGATGAGATGCGACTCTACCGCCTAGATTTTTATGATCGAAAGGGAGAGAAACTCAAAACCCAAACCAACGACGACTATAAAGAGTATCTTGGGCGGTATTGGCGTCCCGGTAGGTTGCGTATGGTGAATCACCAAACAGGAAAAAGCACGGAATTGTTTTTCAAAGACTACCAATTTAAAACGGGGCTCACAGAGCAAGACTTTAATCAGGCAAGTCTAAAACGGGTGCGATAGCTGTGCGCTTTTCTCTGTGTGCCGTTGTCCTCTTTCTTTGGCTCGTGCCATGGCAGAAGACGGAGGCAGGCGAATTGACGGGATATGTTGCCGTAGAGCATCGCCAATTTTTTCATACACATCCTTTTCCCGAACAGAAGAACGGTTCTGTTCCCTCCTACATCTTTGAGCCAGAATACTATCATGCCAGTGAGGACAGGAAGCATTCTTTTGTTGCGAAAGTTTTCTTACGTTATGACCCTTCTGATAGCGAACGCACCCATGTGGATATACGTCAATGGGATTGGTCGTATCGTGCGTCAAGAGATTGGGAGATACGCCTTGGGATAAGCCGTGTCTTTTGGGGAGTCGCGGAGTCGCGTCATTTGGTGGATAATATCAACCAAGTTGACGCCATCGAGGATATTGATGATGAAGACCGCTTTGGTATGCCTATGCTCCAACTGATACGCGCTCACGCCTCTGGTAGCTTATTGTTCATGTATCTTCCTTATTTTCGGGAACGTCCTTTCCCGGGACGGACTGGCAGAGTGCGGGACGCCTTTGTCATTGATACACATGATGCCCTCTATGCGGTGGATGAAGAGGAATTCTACCCAAATGTTGCCATACGCTATGAACATGTCATAGGCTTTTGGGATATTGGCATAGCGCAATTTCATGGTATAGGCAGAGAGCCACGTATTCAGTTTCTACAAGGACGTCTTGTGCCTTTCTATGAAACAATTCATGACACATCCCTCAACGCGCAATATACAGAGGACGCATGGCTATGGAAGCTAGAAGGGCTCTACAGAAGGGGGCAGGGACGTCCGTTTTTTGCCTTCACGGCGGGGGTGGAATATACGTTCTTTGGTCTCTATGAAGGCGCTCACGACCTGGGCATGCTCGCTGAATATCATTATGATGGGCGTGATAGCACGGCGCCAGCCGTGCCGTTTGATAGAGACGTCTTTGTTGGCCTTCGGTATGCCTTCAACGATGTCGCTGATACGACATTCCTTGGCGGCGTGACGCTCGATATGGCAGGGGATGGCATCTTTACAAATATCGAAGTGGC
The DNA window shown above is from Alphaproteobacteria bacterium GM7ARS4 and carries:
- a CDS encoding outer membrane lipoprotein-sorting protein — protein: MIKYLFILPFIVTPAYADTTQPERGKDVLLSFSSPEKIGEEIALEYDRRDIGFESQIARMEMILRNAYGQENHREMESRTLERPALDVGDMSMLLFFSPRDLNGTAFLSHAEILEPDDQWLYLPSIKRVKRISSKNKSGAFLGLEFAYEDITGNEVGKYTWRYDAIEPCPGQETLECYRSTSVPRYEHSGYTKRVSWIDVDEMRLYRLDFYDRKGEKLKTQTNDDYKEYLGRYWRPGRLRMVNHQTGKSTELFFKDYQFKTGLTEQDFNQASLKRVR